Proteins from a genomic interval of Nocardia sp. BMG51109:
- the rpsL gene encoding 30S ribosomal protein S12: MPTINQLVRKGRRDKVAKQKTAALKGSPQRRGVCTRVYTTTPKKPNSALRKVARVRLTSAVEVTAYIPGEGHNLQEHSMVLVRGGRVKDLPGVRYKIIRGSLDTQGVKNRKQARSRYGAKKEKS; encoded by the coding sequence ATGCCAACCATCAACCAGCTGGTCCGCAAGGGTCGCCGCGACAAGGTCGCGAAGCAGAAGACCGCGGCCCTGAAGGGGAGCCCGCAGCGTCGTGGCGTGTGCACCCGCGTGTACACCACGACCCCGAAGAAGCCGAACTCCGCGCTGCGCAAGGTCGCGCGTGTTCGCCTGACCAGCGCGGTCGAGGTCACGGCCTACATCCCCGGTGAGGGCCACAACCTGCAGGAGCACTCGATGGTGCTCGTGCGCGGCGGTCGTGTGAAGGACCTTCCGGGCGTGCGCTACAAGATCATTCGCGGCTCGCTGGACACCCAGGGTGTGAAGAACCGCAAGCAGGCTCGCAGCCGTTACGGCGCCAAGAAGGAGAAGAGCTGA
- a CDS encoding NADPH:quinone oxidoreductase family protein, with amino-acid sequence MRAAQVSKLEGPEAIEVVDIPEPVSYPGGVVIDVHAAGVAFPDVLMTRGLYQMKPELPFVVGGEVAGVVRSAPEGAHVRAGDRVVALTMLGNAIAEVAVTPVEMVFRLPDNISLEAGAGILFNDLTVHFCLRNRGRIAAGETVLVHGAAGGVGTSTLRMAAALGAGRVVAVVSTEEKAEVARAHGATDVVLSDGWLDAVKELTDGRGVDIVLDPVGGDRFTDSIRSLAPAGRVLVVGFTAGDIPTVKVNRLLLKNAEVVGAGWGEWVRTHPGYLQEQWAEVEPLLAEGKIAPPRPAVYPLARSAAAVAALDDRTATGKVVVAVR; translated from the coding sequence ATGCGTGCAGCCCAGGTGAGCAAGCTCGAGGGGCCGGAAGCCATCGAGGTCGTCGACATTCCCGAGCCCGTGTCCTATCCGGGCGGCGTGGTCATCGACGTGCACGCGGCCGGTGTCGCCTTCCCGGACGTGCTGATGACGCGCGGGCTCTATCAGATGAAGCCCGAGCTGCCGTTCGTCGTCGGCGGCGAGGTCGCCGGGGTGGTGCGGTCGGCGCCCGAGGGCGCGCACGTGCGGGCCGGCGATCGGGTGGTGGCCCTGACGATGCTCGGCAATGCCATCGCCGAGGTGGCGGTGACGCCCGTGGAGATGGTGTTCCGTCTGCCGGACAACATTTCGCTGGAGGCGGGTGCCGGCATTCTGTTCAACGACCTGACCGTGCACTTCTGCCTGCGCAACCGCGGCCGGATCGCCGCGGGCGAGACGGTGCTCGTGCACGGCGCCGCCGGCGGCGTCGGCACATCGACCCTGCGGATGGCGGCGGCGCTGGGTGCGGGCCGGGTGGTCGCGGTCGTGAGCACCGAGGAGAAGGCGGAGGTGGCGCGGGCCCACGGCGCCACCGACGTGGTGCTGTCGGACGGCTGGCTGGACGCGGTCAAGGAGCTGACCGACGGCCGCGGCGTCGACATCGTGCTGGATCCGGTGGGTGGCGACCGTTTCACCGACAGCATCCGGTCCCTGGCACCGGCCGGGCGGGTGCTGGTGGTCGGTTTCACCGCGGGCGACATCCCGACGGTGAAGGTGAATCGGCTGCTGCTGAAGAACGCCGAGGTGGTCGGCGCGGGTTGGGGCGAGTGGGTCCGCACGCACCCGGGCTACCTGCAGGAACAGTGGGCCGAGGTGGAGCCGCTGCTGGCGGAGGGGAAGATCGCACCGCCGCGGCCGGCCGTCTACCCGCTGGCGCGGTCCGCCGCCGCGGTCGCCGCCCTGGACGACCGCACCGCCACGGGCAAGGTCGTCGTTGCCGTGCGCTGA
- the hppD gene encoding 4-hydroxyphenylpyruvate dioxygenase: MTTEHLRPATAPEYRAGAEPAHAELPSDTELRRLVGLVDHDPGGDPFPVLGWDALVWAVGNATQFAHYLESAFGMRLEAYSGPETGNRDHKAFVLRGGTARFVVTGAVDPASPLVAHHDRHGDGVVDIALEVPDVDRCVAWARTHGATVLAEPHDATDEFGTVRSAALATYGETRHTLVDRSRYDGPYLPGFVARRSGFEPRAGAPRRVFQAIDHVVGNVELGQMDRWVEFYRSVMGFRNMAEFVGDDIATEYSALMSKVVANGNHRVKFPLNEPAVGRKRSQIDEYLEFYRGPGVQHIALATGDILAAVDALRREGVEFLATPDAYYDDPELRDRIGQVRVPVGQLRSRGILVDRDEDGYLLQIFCRPLTDRPTVFFELIERHGSLGFGKGNFKALFQAIEREQEARGNL; encoded by the coding sequence ATGACTACCGAGCACCTGCGGCCCGCGACCGCCCCCGAGTATCGGGCAGGGGCGGAACCGGCGCACGCCGAACTGCCGTCGGATACGGAACTGCGACGGTTGGTCGGGCTGGTCGACCACGATCCCGGCGGTGACCCGTTTCCGGTCCTCGGCTGGGACGCGCTGGTGTGGGCGGTCGGCAACGCCACCCAGTTCGCGCACTATCTGGAGTCGGCGTTCGGCATGCGGCTGGAGGCCTACTCCGGACCCGAGACCGGCAACCGCGACCACAAGGCGTTCGTATTGCGCGGCGGCACCGCGCGATTCGTGGTGACCGGTGCCGTCGATCCGGCCAGTCCGCTTGTCGCGCACCATGATCGGCACGGCGACGGTGTCGTCGATATCGCGCTCGAGGTGCCCGACGTGGACCGGTGCGTCGCGTGGGCACGCACGCACGGCGCCACCGTGCTGGCCGAACCGCACGACGCCACGGACGAATTCGGGACGGTCCGCTCCGCCGCGCTGGCGACCTACGGCGAGACGCGGCACACGCTGGTCGACCGCTCCCGCTACGACGGGCCGTATCTGCCGGGTTTCGTCGCCAGGCGGTCCGGCTTCGAACCGCGGGCCGGCGCGCCGCGCCGGGTATTCCAGGCGATCGACCACGTCGTGGGCAACGTCGAACTCGGGCAGATGGACCGCTGGGTCGAGTTCTACCGCAGCGTCATGGGTTTCCGGAATATGGCCGAATTCGTCGGCGACGATATCGCCACCGAGTATTCGGCGCTGATGAGCAAGGTCGTGGCGAACGGCAACCACCGGGTGAAGTTCCCGCTCAACGAACCGGCCGTGGGCCGCAAGCGGTCTCAGATCGACGAGTACCTGGAGTTCTATCGGGGCCCCGGGGTGCAGCACATTGCGCTGGCCACCGGCGACATCCTCGCGGCGGTCGACGCGCTGCGCCGCGAGGGTGTGGAATTCCTGGCGACACCCGACGCCTATTACGACGATCCGGAGCTGCGTGACCGGATCGGACAGGTTCGAGTCCCGGTCGGGCAGTTGCGGTCCCGCGGCATTCTGGTCGACCGCGACGAGGACGGCTACCTGCTGCAGATCTTCTGCCGGCCGCTCACCGACCGTCCCACGGTCTTCTTCGAACTCATCGAGCGGCACGGCTCGCTCGGCTTCGGCAAGGGCAACTTCAAGGCCCTGTTCCAGGCCATCGAGCGCGAGCAGGAGGCGCGCGGGAATCTGTGA
- a CDS encoding DUF3558 domain-containing protein, with protein MRITSAIVTGTAIVALLTACGSGDDSDAPSPAVRPPMKVAALGPFTGECGSVTDDEVRDLGQLPQISRAFKNSVSCNWQSAGTTSPSVTFASYRGSPIERERAWVTAQGRNPERIEIAGHPGFQDATATGDICDLAVQLGDDFFEWSTSTGIFGQPGGDPCVKNRKLAELTVQRLK; from the coding sequence ATGCGGATCACGTCGGCGATCGTCACGGGGACAGCCATCGTCGCGCTGTTGACGGCATGCGGGTCGGGCGACGATTCGGACGCTCCGTCTCCGGCGGTGCGGCCGCCGATGAAGGTGGCGGCGCTGGGCCCGTTCACGGGGGAGTGCGGCAGCGTCACCGACGACGAGGTGCGCGATCTGGGTCAGCTGCCGCAGATTTCGCGGGCGTTCAAGAACTCCGTGAGCTGCAACTGGCAATCGGCCGGCACCACCTCGCCGAGCGTCACGTTCGCCTCCTACCGTGGCAGCCCGATCGAGCGGGAGCGCGCGTGGGTGACGGCGCAGGGGCGCAATCCCGAGCGGATCGAGATCGCCGGCCATCCGGGCTTCCAGGACGCCACCGCCACCGGCGACATCTGCGACCTGGCGGTGCAGCTCGGCGACGACTTCTTCGAGTGGTCGACCTCCACGGGGATCTTCGGCCAGCCGGGCGGTGACCCGTGCGTGAAGAATCGCAAACTGGCCGAACTGACCGTGCAGCGATTGAAGTGA
- a CDS encoding TetR/AcrR family transcriptional regulator: protein MHMPKPHRAGRRRSRKVDGDARQLILDAAENLFAAQGFDATATAAIAAAAGVPKGLVFYYFPTKDSILSALMAERVPAHPVANIETLVSPGDPAASLVNLDAALNLRDHQSSVLRVIMWREADTHPDVRKQLRRMRDQLLDVTARVLQASAPGPVQPGTLRACAAAWVSAVLAITTTDRLHALDGLTLPTTDEILNLSQVIAAGMTHLS, encoded by the coding sequence ATGCACATGCCGAAACCCCATCGGGCGGGGCGTCGCCGGAGCCGGAAGGTCGACGGCGACGCCCGTCAGCTCATCCTGGATGCCGCCGAGAACCTCTTCGCGGCACAGGGATTCGACGCCACCGCGACGGCGGCCATCGCCGCCGCGGCCGGCGTCCCGAAAGGTCTGGTCTTCTACTACTTCCCCACCAAGGATTCGATCCTGTCGGCGCTGATGGCCGAGCGCGTGCCCGCACATCCGGTCGCCAATATCGAAACCCTCGTCTCCCCGGGCGATCCGGCCGCGAGCCTGGTGAACCTGGATGCCGCGCTGAACCTGCGCGACCACCAGTCCTCGGTGCTGCGCGTGATCATGTGGCGCGAGGCCGACACCCATCCCGACGTCCGGAAACAGCTGCGGCGCATGCGCGACCAACTGCTCGACGTCACCGCGCGGGTACTGCAGGCCAGCGCGCCCGGCCCGGTGCAACCCGGCACCCTGCGCGCCTGCGCGGCGGCATGGGTCTCGGCAGTCCTGGCCATCACCACCACCGACCGCCTGCACGCCCTCGACGGCCTCACCCTCCCGACCACCGACGAGATCCTCAACCTCTCCCAGGTCATCGCCGCGGGCATGACCCACCTGAGCTGA
- a CDS encoding DUF3558 domain-containing protein encodes MTVRATARTLAVCAAAVAVAATMSGCGRTVSGTAQPAGGGSSVNMNFDKLLRECEVVKEDDIAKATGAQSTNSAFNGAVCMWDLLGTPGGDGMATLNWYEMGSLPNEKQNNQRLGYTTVDINVQGRRALQVHRPNDPDSCGVMAPAADTGVIGWWVNYRAGSGHPDPCEGAQKLAELTLNLAR; translated from the coding sequence GTGACTGTGCGAGCGACAGCCAGGACCTTGGCGGTCTGCGCGGCGGCGGTCGCGGTCGCGGCCACGATGAGCGGGTGCGGGCGCACCGTCTCCGGGACGGCGCAGCCGGCCGGCGGCGGCAGCAGCGTGAACATGAACTTCGACAAGCTGCTGCGCGAGTGCGAGGTCGTCAAGGAGGACGACATCGCCAAGGCGACCGGTGCGCAGAGCACCAATTCCGCGTTCAACGGCGCGGTGTGCATGTGGGATCTGCTCGGAACCCCCGGCGGCGACGGCATGGCCACGCTGAACTGGTACGAGATGGGCTCGCTGCCCAACGAGAAACAAAACAACCAACGGCTCGGTTACACCACCGTCGACATCAACGTCCAGGGCCGGCGTGCGCTGCAGGTGCACCGCCCCAACGACCCGGACTCGTGCGGGGTGATGGCCCCGGCCGCCGATACCGGCGTCATCGGGTGGTGGGTGAACTATCGCGCCGGATCCGGGCATCCGGATCCGTGCGAGGGCGCGCAGAAACTGGCAGAGTTGACGCTGAACCTAGCCCGATAG
- the rpsG gene encoding 30S ribosomal protein S7, which yields MPRKGPAPKRPLINDPVYGSPLVSQLVNKILLDGKKSTAERIVYAALEQAREKTGTDPVVTLKRALDNVKPSLEVKPRRVGGATYQVPVEVRPGRANTLALRWLVSFSRQRREKTMVERLANELLDASNGLGASVKRREDTHKMAESNRAFAHYRW from the coding sequence ATGCCGCGCAAGGGTCCCGCGCCGAAGCGCCCCCTGATCAACGATCCGGTCTACGGGTCGCCGCTGGTCTCGCAGCTGGTCAACAAGATCCTGCTGGACGGCAAGAAGTCGACCGCCGAGCGGATCGTCTACGCGGCGCTGGAGCAGGCGCGCGAGAAGACCGGCACCGATCCGGTCGTCACCCTCAAGCGCGCGCTCGACAACGTGAAGCCGTCGCTCGAGGTGAAGCCGCGCCGGGTCGGTGGCGCCACCTACCAGGTGCCGGTCGAGGTGCGGCCGGGTCGCGCCAACACCCTGGCGCTGCGCTGGCTGGTGAGCTTCTCGCGGCAGCGCCGGGAGAAGACCATGGTCGAGCGGCTGGCCAACGAGCTGCTGGATGCCAGCAACGGCCTGGGCGCCTCGGTGAAGCGGCGCGAGGACACGCACAAGATGGCCGAGTCGAACCGGGCCTTCGCGCACTACCGCTGGTGA
- the fusA gene encoding elongation factor G → MAQDVLTDLNKVRNIGIMAHIDAGKTTTTERILFYTGITYKIGEVHDGAATMDWMAQEQERGITITSAATTCFWKDNQINIIDTPGHVDFTVEVERSLRVLDGAVAVFDGKEGVEPQSEQVWRQADKYDVPRICFVNKMDKLGADFYFTVQTIKDRLGAKPLVLQLPIGAESDFEGIIDLVEMNAKVWKGETKLGESYETIEIPADLAEKAEQYRQELLETVAESDEQLLEKFFGGEELTIEEIKGAIRKLTVASELYPVLCGSAFKNKGVQPMLDAVIDYLPNPLDDGGTDGHVPGNEEEILHRNADTTEPFAALAFKVSTHPFFGKLTYVRVYSGKVASGAQIINSTKGKKERLGKLFQMHSNKEQPIDEAQAGHIYAVIGLKDTTTGDTLCDPQNQVVLESMSFPDPVIEVAIEPKTKADQEKLGSAIQKFAEEDPTFNVKLDAETGQTVIGGMGELQLDIYVDRMKREFKVEANIGKPQVAYRETITKTVEKHEYTHKKQTGGSGQFARVIIALEPFAGEDGATYEFENKVTGGRVPREYIPSVDAGIQDAMQYGVLAGYPLVNIKARLLDGAYHEVDSSEMAFKIAGAQALKEAARKAGPVILEPVMAVEVTTPEDYMGEVVGDLNSRRGHIQAMEERSGARVVKALVPLSEMFGYIGDLRSKTQGRANFSMVFDSYAEVPASVSKEIIAKATGE, encoded by the coding sequence GTGGCACAGGACGTGCTCACCGACCTCAACAAGGTCCGCAACATCGGCATCATGGCCCACATCGATGCCGGTAAGACCACGACAACCGAACGCATCCTCTTCTACACCGGTATCACCTACAAGATCGGTGAGGTCCACGACGGCGCGGCCACGATGGACTGGATGGCTCAGGAGCAGGAGCGCGGCATCACGATCACGTCGGCCGCGACGACCTGCTTCTGGAAAGACAACCAGATCAACATCATCGACACGCCGGGCCACGTCGACTTCACGGTCGAGGTGGAGCGATCGCTGCGCGTTCTCGATGGCGCGGTTGCGGTCTTCGACGGAAAAGAGGGCGTGGAGCCGCAGTCCGAGCAGGTCTGGCGGCAGGCCGACAAGTACGACGTCCCGCGCATCTGCTTCGTCAACAAGATGGACAAGCTGGGCGCCGACTTCTACTTCACCGTCCAGACCATCAAGGACCGCCTCGGCGCCAAGCCGCTGGTCCTGCAGCTGCCCATCGGTGCGGAGAGCGACTTCGAGGGCATCATCGACCTGGTCGAGATGAACGCCAAGGTCTGGAAGGGCGAGACCAAGCTCGGCGAGTCCTACGAGACCATCGAGATCCCGGCCGATCTCGCCGAAAAAGCCGAGCAGTACCGCCAGGAGCTGCTGGAGACCGTCGCGGAGTCGGACGAACAGCTGCTGGAGAAGTTCTTCGGCGGCGAGGAGCTCACGATCGAGGAGATCAAGGGCGCCATCCGCAAGCTGACCGTCGCCTCCGAGCTCTACCCGGTGCTGTGCGGCTCGGCGTTCAAGAACAAGGGCGTGCAGCCCATGCTCGACGCGGTCATCGACTACCTGCCCAACCCGCTGGACGACGGCGGCACCGACGGCCACGTCCCGGGTAACGAGGAAGAGATCCTGCACCGCAACGCCGACACCACCGAGCCGTTCGCGGCGCTGGCGTTCAAGGTCTCGACGCACCCGTTCTTCGGCAAGCTGACCTATGTCCGGGTGTACTCGGGCAAGGTCGCCTCCGGCGCCCAGATCATCAACTCGACCAAGGGCAAGAAGGAGCGCCTGGGCAAGCTGTTCCAGATGCACTCCAACAAGGAGCAGCCGATCGATGAGGCCCAGGCCGGCCACATCTACGCGGTCATCGGCCTGAAGGACACCACCACCGGTGACACCCTGTGCGACCCGCAGAACCAGGTCGTGCTCGAGTCGATGTCGTTCCCGGATCCGGTCATCGAGGTCGCCATCGAGCCGAAGACCAAGGCCGACCAGGAGAAGCTGGGCAGCGCCATCCAGAAGTTCGCGGAGGAGGACCCCACCTTCAACGTGAAGCTGGATGCCGAGACCGGCCAGACCGTCATCGGCGGCATGGGCGAGCTGCAGCTCGACATCTACGTCGACCGGATGAAGCGTGAATTCAAGGTCGAGGCCAACATCGGCAAGCCGCAGGTGGCCTACCGCGAGACCATCACCAAGACGGTCGAGAAGCACGAGTACACCCACAAGAAGCAGACGGGTGGCTCGGGTCAGTTCGCGCGTGTGATCATCGCCCTGGAACCGTTCGCGGGCGAGGACGGCGCGACCTACGAGTTCGAGAACAAGGTCACCGGTGGCCGCGTGCCGAGGGAGTACATCCCGTCGGTGGACGCCGGCATCCAGGACGCCATGCAGTACGGTGTTCTCGCCGGATATCCGCTGGTCAATATCAAGGCCAGGCTGCTCGACGGCGCTTACCACGAGGTCGACTCCTCGGAAATGGCGTTCAAGATCGCGGGTGCGCAGGCCCTCAAGGAAGCGGCCCGCAAGGCCGGTCCGGTGATCCTCGAGCCGGTGATGGCCGTCGAGGTCACCACGCCCGAGGACTACATGGGCGAAGTGGTCGGCGACCTGAACTCCCGCCGTGGCCATATCCAGGCCATGGAGGAACGCAGTGGTGCCCGTGTCGTCAAGGCGCTGGTTCCGCTCTCGGAGATGTTCGGTTACATCGGTGATCTGCGGTCGAAGACCCAGGGCCGGGCGAACTTCTCCATGGTGTTCGATTCGTACGCGGAGGTTCCGGCTTCCGTGTCGAAGGAGATCATCGCCAAGGCGACCGGCGAGTAG
- a CDS encoding aminoglycoside phosphotransferase family protein → MLTPPSTLSERCLSDVLAEVWAIEAVKIDYAPVGFGSHHWRVRGADGTNWFATVDELEVRRRSPGDSVDEAFRRLGAALGTARALRDGGLDFVVAPVPGGAGEVIARAGTRFAMACYPLLAGRQFGWGEFRDERHRQAVLDMIVAVHRAPVCGPVLTDDFAVPHRDEVEWASAGAAPDCGPYAAGTANLLSDNVSAVREAWARYDALVAEARSEPPTETSSRTTNSVVTHGEPHAGNTMLTPAGWRLIDWDTALLAPPERDLWDLDPGDGSLLDAYAAATGSAPRPNLLELYRRRWDLTDLAEYVHRFRRPHSGSEDDDESWKGLREIVSRMAGHSPGDVTP, encoded by the coding sequence ATGCTGACTCCGCCGTCCACGCTGTCGGAACGTTGTCTATCGGACGTGCTGGCCGAGGTCTGGGCGATCGAGGCGGTGAAGATCGACTACGCGCCCGTCGGATTCGGCAGTCACCACTGGCGGGTTCGCGGCGCCGACGGGACGAACTGGTTCGCGACCGTGGACGAGCTGGAGGTGCGGCGGCGGTCGCCCGGCGATTCCGTCGACGAGGCATTCCGGCGGCTCGGTGCCGCGCTGGGGACGGCCCGGGCGCTCCGGGACGGCGGACTGGACTTCGTGGTCGCTCCGGTACCGGGCGGTGCGGGTGAGGTGATCGCCCGGGCCGGAACGCGGTTCGCGATGGCGTGCTATCCGCTGCTGGCGGGCCGGCAGTTCGGCTGGGGTGAGTTCCGGGACGAGCGGCACCGGCAGGCCGTGCTCGACATGATCGTGGCGGTACATCGGGCGCCGGTGTGCGGGCCGGTGCTGACGGACGATTTCGCCGTCCCGCATCGTGACGAGGTCGAGTGGGCCTCGGCGGGCGCGGCTCCCGATTGCGGACCCTATGCCGCAGGCACGGCGAATCTGCTGTCGGACAACGTATCCGCCGTCCGGGAAGCGTGGGCGCGCTACGACGCGCTCGTCGCGGAAGCACGCTCCGAGCCGCCCACCGAGACATCTTCGAGGACAACGAATTCGGTGGTGACCCACGGTGAGCCGCACGCGGGCAACACCATGCTGACGCCGGCGGGATGGCGGCTCATCGATTGGGACACCGCACTTCTCGCGCCGCCCGAGCGCGACCTGTGGGATCTCGACCCCGGCGACGGATCCCTGCTGGACGCCTACGCCGCGGCGACCGGATCGGCCCCGCGCCCGAACCTGCTCGAGTTGTACCGCAGGCGCTGGGATCTCACCGACCTGGCCGAGTACGTCCACCGTTTCCGCCGGCCGCACAGCGGTTCCGAGGACGACGACGAATCGTGGAAAGGGCTGCGGGAGATCGTTTCTCGCATGGCCGGCCACTCGCCCGGCGATGTCACACCGTGA
- the tuf gene encoding elongation factor Tu, whose amino-acid sequence MAKAKFERTKPHVNIGTIGHVDHGKTTLTAAITKVLHDKYPDLNQSFAFDMIDKAPEEKARGITINISHVEYQTENRHYAHVDAPGHADYIKNMITGAAQMDGAILVVAATDGPMPQTREHVLLARQVGVPYILVALNKSDMVDDEEILELVEMEVRELLASQEFDEEAPVVRVSGLKALEGDEKWTKSIEELMDAVDNSIPDPVRETDKPFLMPIEDVFTITGRGTVVTGRVERGIINVNEEVEITGIREKTQKTTVTGVEMFRKLLDQGQAGDNVGLLLRGLKREDVERGQVVIKPGTTTPHTEFEGQAYILSKDEGGRHTPFFNNYRPQFYFRTTDVTGVVTLPEGTEMVMPGDNTEMSVKLIQPVAMEEGLRFAIREGGRTVGAGRVTKIIK is encoded by the coding sequence GTGGCGAAGGCGAAGTTCGAGCGGACGAAGCCCCACGTCAACATCGGCACCATCGGTCACGTCGACCACGGCAAGACCACGCTGACGGCGGCTATCACCAAGGTTCTGCACGACAAGTACCCGGACCTGAACCAGAGCTTTGCGTTCGACATGATCGACAAGGCTCCGGAGGAGAAGGCCCGCGGTATCACGATCAACATCTCGCACGTCGAGTACCAGACCGAGAACCGGCACTACGCCCACGTCGACGCGCCGGGTCACGCCGACTACATCAAGAACATGATCACCGGTGCGGCCCAGATGGACGGCGCCATCCTCGTGGTCGCCGCCACCGACGGCCCGATGCCGCAGACCCGTGAGCACGTGCTGCTCGCGCGTCAGGTCGGCGTGCCCTACATCCTGGTCGCGCTGAACAAGTCGGACATGGTCGACGACGAGGAGATCCTCGAGCTCGTCGAGATGGAGGTCCGCGAGCTGCTGGCCTCGCAGGAGTTCGACGAGGAGGCCCCGGTCGTCCGCGTTTCCGGCCTGAAGGCGCTGGAGGGCGACGAGAAGTGGACCAAGTCCATCGAGGAGCTCATGGACGCGGTCGACAACTCGATCCCGGACCCGGTCCGTGAGACCGACAAGCCGTTCCTGATGCCGATCGAGGACGTCTTCACGATCACCGGTCGCGGCACGGTCGTCACCGGTCGTGTCGAGCGCGGCATCATCAACGTGAACGAGGAAGTCGAGATCACCGGCATCCGCGAGAAGACGCAGAAGACCACGGTCACCGGCGTCGAGATGTTCCGCAAGCTGCTCGACCAGGGTCAGGCCGGTGACAACGTCGGTCTGCTGCTGCGCGGCCTCAAGCGTGAGGACGTGGAGCGCGGCCAGGTTGTCATCAAGCCGGGCACCACGACCCCGCACACCGAGTTCGAGGGCCAGGCGTACATCCTGTCGAAGGACGAGGGCGGCCGGCACACCCCGTTCTTCAACAACTACCGCCCGCAGTTCTACTTCCGCACCACCGACGTGACCGGTGTCGTGACCCTCCCCGAGGGCACCGAGATGGTCATGCCGGGCGACAACACCGAGATGAGCGTCAAGCTGATCCAGCCGGTCGCCATGGAAGAGGGCCTGCGTTTCGCGATCCGTGAGGGTGGCCGCACCGTCGGCGCCGGTCGCGTCACGAAGATCATCAAGTGA
- a CDS encoding Lrp/AsnC family transcriptional regulator, with product MARSAARLDELDLAILTAMHEYQKAGVLELSRRTRVARATVQSRIARMEESGVISSYDPQIDVTAAGFDVQAFVTLEIAQGALDALAADLDGIPGVLEAYATTGSQDVLCRIGADSHAGLQSVLLSIDRSASVVRSHSVIVLSTVVARRTLPLLRTLTPAGTSKAPAYRGQA from the coding sequence ATGGCACGCTCCGCGGCGCGGCTCGACGAGCTGGATCTGGCGATCCTCACCGCCATGCACGAGTACCAGAAGGCGGGCGTCCTCGAACTGTCGCGCCGCACCCGCGTCGCCCGCGCGACCGTCCAGTCGCGGATCGCCCGGATGGAGGAGTCGGGGGTGATCTCCTCCTACGATCCCCAGATCGACGTCACCGCCGCCGGTTTCGACGTGCAGGCGTTCGTCACGCTGGAGATCGCGCAGGGTGCGCTGGACGCGCTGGCCGCGGACCTGGACGGCATCCCCGGCGTGCTGGAGGCCTACGCCACCACCGGCTCGCAGGACGTGCTGTGCCGCATCGGCGCCGATTCACACGCCGGCCTGCAGTCGGTGCTGCTGAGCATCGACCGCAGCGCCTCGGTGGTCCGCTCGCACAGCGTGATCGTCCTGTCCACGGTCGTGGCCCGCCGCACGCTGCCGCTGCTGCGCACCCTCACCCCGGCGGGCACCAGCAAGGCCCCGGCCTACCGCGGCCAAGCCTGA
- a CDS encoding TrmH family RNA methyltransferase produces MPRAGSRLSRMTAMPIITEKSDPAVQRILDVTKHSRVNIKSVLIEDLEPISHCVRAGVDFIEIYATAEAAELDDIVAITASREIPLRLMDSAVVNHVFKAERKPKIFGIARVPRACGFADTEQNPGDLIVLDGVKIVGNIGAIIRTSYALGVSGIVLIDSDLTSIADRRLIRASRGYVFSLPIILADRADAAKYISGNGMPLVVFDADGADTLVDLDRIDERIALLFGGEKTGPSSDLYGMRNISVRIPMRSSAESLNVSVAAGIALYQRSGHSFSR; encoded by the coding sequence GTGCCCCGGGCGGGTTCTAGACTGTCACGCATGACCGCGATGCCCATCATCACCGAGAAATCGGATCCTGCCGTGCAGCGAATTCTCGACGTCACCAAGCACTCCCGGGTGAATATCAAGAGTGTCTTGATCGAGGATCTGGAGCCGATTTCGCACTGCGTTCGTGCCGGGGTCGATTTCATCGAAATCTATGCGACCGCGGAGGCGGCCGAGCTGGACGACATCGTGGCGATCACCGCCTCGCGCGAGATCCCGCTCCGGTTGATGGATTCCGCGGTCGTCAACCACGTGTTCAAGGCGGAGCGGAAACCCAAGATCTTCGGTATCGCCCGGGTGCCCCGGGCCTGCGGTTTTGCCGATACGGAGCAGAATCCGGGCGACCTGATCGTGCTCGACGGCGTGAAGATCGTGGGAAATATCGGCGCGATCATCCGCACCTCGTATGCGCTGGGCGTCTCCGGGATCGTGTTGATCGACAGCGATCTCACGAGTATCGCCGATCGGCGGCTCATCCGGGCGAGTCGCGGCTACGTGTTTTCGCTGCCGATCATCCTCGCCGACCGCGCGGACGCCGCGAAGTATATTTCCGGGAACGGCATGCCGCTGGTGGTTTTCGATGCGGACGGTGCGGACACCCTGGTCGATCTCGATCGGATCGACGAACGGATCGCGCTGCTTTTCGGGGGTGAGAAGACCGGGCCTTCCAGCGATTTGTACGGGATGCGGAATATTTCCGTTCGTATCCCCATGCGCAGCTCCGCAGAATCGCTGAACGTCTCCGTAGCAGCCGGTATCGCGCTGTATCAGCGGAGTGGCCACAGCTTTTCGCGATGA